A section of the Papio anubis isolate 15944 chromosome 16, Panubis1.0, whole genome shotgun sequence genome encodes:
- the LOC101020601 gene encoding uncharacterized protein LOC101020601 has product MRWAALVWAGVDPGCAFVDISFSRVWDGGWFISNPQRLTGTSGKAEARVSFPLLPRAGCGHSRRCSVFPPSSPHHGDRGLRLSLFSLLLFLLWELLQTRPQPPGPCQQQMLSGRARWPFAPQSLVLGQAREGKDEAATAVPRAAVPGQPPDRACLSPQTSRGKITAVSAGFTWQCPRGPSQAPPWPLQGSCGDPQAIRHSEGLER; this is encoded by the coding sequence ATGCGCTGGGCGGCTCTGGTTTGGGCAGGGGTAGATCCTGGTTGTGCATTCGTGGACATCAGCTTCTCTAGGGTTTGGGATGGAGGCTGGTTTATCTCAAACCCCCAACGCCTCACTGGGACCTCAGGCAAAGCAGAGGCTAGGGTCAGCTTTCCCTTGCTGCCCCGTGCAGGCTGCGGACACTCCAGGAGGTGCTCCGTTTTCCCACCCAGCAGTCCCCATCATGGAGACAGAGGCCTGAGGCTCAGTCTTTTttccctgcttctcttcctcttgtGGGAATTACTGCAAACGAGACCACAGCCGCCTGGGCCTTGCCAACAGCAGATgctcagtggcagagccaggtggCCCTTTGCTCCTCAAAGCCTTGTGCTGGGTCAGGCCCGGGAAGGAAAGGACGAGGCTGCGACTGCTGTCCCCAGGGCAGCCGTGCCTGGGCAGCCCCCGGACAGAGCCTGTCTCAGCCCTCAGACTTCACGGGGCAAGATCACAGCCGTCTCAGCTGGTTTCACATGGCAGTGCCCCAGAGGCCCCTCCCAGgcccctccctggcctctccAGGGATCTTGTGGGGACCCACAGGCCATACGACATTCTGAGGGCCTGGAACGGTGA